The region CCGGTGCCTACAGGCTGTGGGCAGAGGACAGGAGCTTAGTTCTCTGGGAGTGGATTGGGAGGGCGTCTGCGAGGGAGGGgatgaggaaaggggagggaggctAAAGAAgcggaaaggagggaggggccaaACCATTTCCCCAGTACAAATAGAGTCAGGGACTGGCCAGAGGTAAAGTTTAGCTCACAGGAGTCCCTGAGAGCTTCAAGTAGGtactgtctctctctgccctccccctttccccaccctccccctccagttgcttccacctctctccttccagcccAAAGCAGGCACCCAGGAAAGTTGGATGGGTACATCCACAGACCAGGGCCCGGAACTGTGGGGTAGAGGCCCAGGTCTAGGGAGCCTAGTGCCAGCCGCCTTCCACTCTTACCTGAActggctcttccacacttttgtTAAGGAAGTTGAGAGAGCTGGCTCTCTTCATCCTGAGAGAAAAGGAGGGCCAGGATTAGTTCCTGGTCTGGGAATGAAGGGCATAATACAGCAGATTTGGTGGTAGTATTTCCTGAGAGGGATGGAAGACACTTGGGAGCCAACAGCGTAtgatcgggggtgggggggggtcagaAGCTCACCTAGAATTAGGTGGCTCCTGTGGGCCACCGCCCTGCAGCTTCCTGACCAGCATCTCACTGCTGCGCCTCAGGGCATCCCTGAGTTTCCCAAAGGAGCCACTGCGCCGCAAAGAGCCACTGCCATCCTGTGGGAGAAAAATtgtctccagccctattttctctgcagtcttttttctttttaaaaatttatttatttattattacagatacggtgctctgcctacatgtacacctgcatgccagaagaggtcatcaagtcacattatagatggttgtgagccaccatgtggttgctgggagttgaactcaggacctctggaagagcagacagtgctcttaacctctgagccatctctccagcccctttctctaAAGTCTTACAACCTATCTCAGCCGCCACACTCACCCCACTCCATTCAGCTGCAGGCCCTGACTCCTCCATGTCAGACTCAGTCCGAGGCCCAACACCGCCTGCCACATCTTTGCTGCCTCGGCGGTCTCCTCGTCCACCACTACCATCTTTTAGCAATTCTACCACCTTGGTCTGGCTGGCAGGATCCAGGCcctggaaggaggcaggaagcatCAGGCTCTGAGAGAAGCACACATGGGGCCTCACAGGCCCCTACTCACCCTCCTCCACCACGGAGCCCTACCTGCTTGCGACTGCGGCTGGCACAATCTTCCAGCGTGTGTGCAGCTTCCAGCTTTCCCTGGCGCCGGTACAGGGCGCCCAAGCTTCTCAGAGTGGTGTTGACTGTGGGACTGTGGGCAGATGGCAGAGAAGTCTCAAACTCTTTATCTGGCACAAACCCATATGGGGCTCTGGGGGCCAAACAGGCCATCCAGAACCTGGCCTTTCCTATTTGTCTGAGCCTGTAGTAGATCCACTGGTCTCTCCCATCCTGCAAGAACCACTCTGGAGCTAGAAATTTGGAACCTGGCCTTTCCTATTTGTCTGACCCTGTAGTAGATCCACTGGTCTCTCCCATCCTGAAAGAACCACTCTGGAGCTAGAAATTTGGCCTGTCCTCGGAGTCCTCCTAAAACACTGTCACCAGGATTAGACGCTGGAAGATCCAAGAGTGAGCCAAGCTGTCCCAGTGCAGAAAGTCTTCTTGGGTTAGGGCCTTGAGAGATGAGCTAGCAGAAGAAGGTATCCCGGGGGTGAAAGGACAGTGTGAGGCCTGAGTCTCAATGACCAAGGACTCTACTTCCCTGGTATTCACTCTACCCCTAACCCAGAACTATAAGCACTCACCTGTCAACTTTGCAGGCTTTGTACCAGCTGCCATATTCCCCATAGGGGGCATTGTCCCGACGCTTATCCTGAGGGGAAGCCCAGTCAGTAGAGAGATGGGAGTAAGCTCTCAGCTCCATACATCCCAGTTTTGCAAGTTGCCCACAGCACTGCTTACCTTGCTCTCCTCTCGCTCCTCTGCATGCATCCAGATGGGCTTGTTCTCTCCTAGGAGGAAATAGGTGAGTGTCACATGCCTGCCATATAGGCCTCTCCAATTGGACTGGACACAGGACTAATGTctggggaaggggacaggagtATGTAGGAAGGAGCAGGATTGAGCTTTGTTGAATAGGTGAGCAAGAAGCAAACCTAAAACATCACGACCTTTCTCTGGACCCAGATGGACAGACCACAGGTCGGTGTCACATGGCTACAAATAAGGGGAGTAGAAGTGATGTGGCAGGCCCTCACACACCTTTAACCAGAGACTGCTGAAACCCTGAGTCGGGGCCAGGCTAAGGGATGGGGATCAGGGAGTGGCTGGCTATAGGGGCTGGAAGGCTGTTTCCAAGAAGGAAAGACACCTGGGCCAGCCCTCAAAGAGTCTtctttacatagtgagttcgagggcagTCAGAGTTACACAGTCAGACCCTATGTCAAAAGACCTCAATAAActaagggaagggaggggaggagagactCAGCATGGGGCTTGCTCATTTGTCTGGGCAGGTCAATGCACAGGTGAGGCTGGGTGCTCCTGGCTGAGCCGGCCTGTGTTGAATGAGCTGCAGGCACATGGCGCCCGTGGACTCACCGTTGACAGACCCAAACTCCTTCTCATGAGCACGGGTAAGGATCTCCTTGTACAGGGTCTCCGCATCCTGGTACTTTCCCTGTTTCAGGTAGCAGGAAGCCTGGAGGGGAAAGACAGTGGGTAAGCAGCATGCAGCAAGTTTAGTATTCCTCTTCCCTTGGACAccagctctccctccctgcctccttcctttccaGCCTCTGGCCCAGCCTCAGAGCACCAGGTTGTTCTTGGTCTTCGCCACATTGGGGTCATCAGGCCCAAGGCGTGTGGCATAGATCTCCAGGGCCCTCCGGTAATAGTACTCCACCTCCTCAGCTTTGCCCTGGTTCTGGCACAGCAAGGCCAGGTTGCTGAGCTGCTTGGCCACATCTGGGTGAAACTTGCCCAGGACCTGGGAAGAGTCAGTGGCTGGGGTGAGAGTTGTCCAGACTCTACTTTGTCTGGCCAGAATTTGTAGCCCTGCCTTGTCCCACCTTCTCCCGGATCTCCAGTGCTCGCTTGCACAGTGGCTCAGCCTCTTTGTACTTGCCCCGCTTGCCATATAGAACAGCCAGATTGTTCAGGGTGGCAGCCACCTGGGTATAGGAAAATGGAGGTGCCTTCACTCAGGGCCCTAAAAAACAGGGGATTCTGGGACTTGTGAGGGGTGGAGGGCAACACTGAACCTAATTCTTACTCACAGCTGGGTGGTCCTTGCCCAGTGTCTTCTCCCGGATAGCCAGGGCATCATTGAGGAGGTGGGCAGCATCCTTGTACTTGTTCTGGTCCCTGGGAGCAGGCAGGACATTCAGGGATGTCCTCCGGCCTGAAGCCTGCCCCCAGGGGCCCGTAGTCCCCGTAGGCACTCCTCCTGAGGTCACTGATGAGTGGATATGACAGGAGTGCAACTCAGAGCATGGGAGGCCTGGGCAGCCCTACCCTTGAGAACTCTGGGGACATTAGGCAGTTTACCACAACTCACTAAGGACCCACCTCACACCCAGATCCCTGAGTCACACTCAGCTTTAAGTGATCTCCACTGCCTAGGCTCATTGTCATTTTCTGCCACAGAAACCCTTTCACCCATCATGAGTTCTGGGCCAATTTATCTTTCCACTCCACCTGTCTTTCcttgtcctttcccctccctttccagggtctcttgtatcccaggctaaccttgaactagCTGTATAACCAATTCTCAATTGCCTTGCTTCTACCTCCTTAAATGCTTGGATTATAGTATACACCACCAtagctggcttccaactcacttTTCAAAACCTATACTCAAGCCTGGATGCCTAAAGAAGCTGTGCTGACTCCCAGTGACCCTAGTGTCTTCACATGTCACATTTTCCTGTTTATAgccaagcttttcttttttctttttttagttttttcaagacagggtttctctgtgtatccctggctgtcctggacttgctctg is a window of Acomys russatus chromosome 5, mAcoRus1.1, whole genome shotgun sequence DNA encoding:
- the Klc2 gene encoding kinesin light chain 2: MATMVLPREEKLSQDEIVLGTKAVIQGLETLRGEHRALLAPLASHEAGEAEPGSQERCLLLRRSLEAIELGLGEAQVILALSSHLGAVESEKQKLRAQVRRLVQENQWLREELAGTQQKLQRSEQAVAQLEEEKQHLLFMSQIRKLDEDASPNEEKGDVPKDSLDDLFPNEDEQSPAPSPGGGDVAAQHGGYEIPARLRTLHNLVIQYASQGRYEVAVPLCKQALEDLEKTSGHDHPDVATMLNILALVYRDQNKYKDAAHLLNDALAIREKTLGKDHPAVAATLNNLAVLYGKRGKYKEAEPLCKRALEIREKVLGKFHPDVAKQLSNLALLCQNQGKAEEVEYYYRRALEIYATRLGPDDPNVAKTKNNLASCYLKQGKYQDAETLYKEILTRAHEKEFGSVNGENKPIWMHAEEREESKDKRRDNAPYGEYGSWYKACKVDSPTVNTTLRSLGALYRRQGKLEAAHTLEDCASRSRKQGLDPASQTKVVELLKDGSGGRGDRRGSKDVAGGVGPRTESDMEESGPAAEWSGDGSGSLRRSGSFGKLRDALRRSSEMLVRKLQGGGPQEPPNSRMKRASSLNFLNKSVEEPVQPVGTGLGDSRTLSSSSMDLSRRSSLVG